The Geminocystis sp. NIES-3708 genomic sequence TTTAGCGGCAAGACGAGTTAAACCTTGATAAGCTGTCCATGCAATAGGGTGCATTAAACCGTAGGCTAAACGATCAGTACCAAAACGCCTAAACCAATCATACATCATCATGACCATATCAGGGGCGGCAATACCACCATTATGAGAGCCCACTAATAAAACTTGTCCTTCGGGAATATTTTCCCAACCACTGGTTTCTACTCGAAAATAATATTTATAAAGAAATTCCCATAAAGGCATTAATTGTTCTATAGTTTTAGGATCTCTTTGTGTTAATGACCAACCAAAATTTTTTTTATCCATTTATTTGATAATAATTAAAAATAAATAATCTGTAGAGATGAATAATACTCACTCAATTAATCAGAAAAAAAGAAGGAATAAAACCTTAAAAATATATTACTTATATTAACTGTTCCCATTGAGAAAATGTCGCTGCTTGTCCACAAAATTTGCCTTCATTATCGGTTAAATTCCAAAGAATTATATCTTTTATATAATACCTTTTGCCCGTACTAGAAATTCTAACACCACCATAGTTACTGATATACCCTTTTAAGTTCGCTTCTTTTAATAATCCATCTCTTTCTTCTCTTGATATGGGTTGAGTAGTATTTTTTGAGGGAGTTTTTATTAATTCTTCCCAACTCATTTCCCATAAATTTAAAGCTTTTTGATTACCATAATTATAAATAGGATCTGAATTATTATTATGAGATAAAACTACGAAATCGGCATAAAATAAATTTTTAGCTTCAGTCAGCTTCTCATGGTTATTTCTCTCTATTAAAGGCTTTCTTAGTAACTTTTCATAACTATTTAAAATAATTTGTGTCCAATTAATAATTTCTTTGTTTTCCCAGATTTCTTTCATAACTATTTACTTATTAAAAATTAAAAATTGAGGTATGATCAATAAATAATTAAAAACGACTATAAAATGGCTTTTTAACTACTGTAGCTGGATATAAATTACCCCTAATTTCCACTGTTAATTTTTGTCCTATTTTACTATAATTATACGGTACATAACCAAGAGCGATCGCCTTATTTAAGGTAGGAGATAATGTCCCACTGGTAATTTTTCCCACCATTTGATTATTAATGATAATAGGATAATCATGACGAGCGATATATTTACCTTCCATTTCAATGGCAACTAAACGCTTTTTGACTTTTTCTTGTTTTTGTAGGGCTAAAATTTCTTTGCCGATAAATTCATGATTCATATTTACTATCCATCCTAAACCAGCTTCTAAGGGTGTTATTTCTTCATTCATCTCTTGTCCATACAATCCCATACAGGCTTCTAAACGAAGGGTATCACGACAGCCTAAACCGCAAGGAATAACGTTATTGTTAAGAAAATATTGCCATAATCTTTGAGCAATAGAAGGAGAAGTCATAATTTCAAAACCGTCTTCTCCAGTGTAACCAGTACGAGCAATAAAAATTTTTTCTTGGTCAATTTCTGTGGTGAGATGTCCAAAACTAGGGATGCTTTCTAAGTCTTCGGTGAGAAGAGGATTAAGATATTCAAGAGCTTTTTTTCCTTGAAGGGCAATTAAGGCTAAGTCTTTTGAATTATCTTTTAATTCGATGTCTTGATTATACAAATTTTCTGTTAACCAATTCCAATCTTTAGCCGTAGTTGAAGCATTAACGATTAATATTCCTGATTCGATTTTATCTTCATTTTGTCCTTGATAATAAAAAATAATATCATCAATAATGCCGCCTTTATGGTTTAATAAGACTGAATACTGGGCTTTTCCTTTCTCTAAAATTCTTAAGTCAGAAGGCACAAGATAATTTAAACTGGATCGTAAATTCTTTCCTTGTAAAGAAAACTTACCCATATGAGAAATATCAAACATCCCAACGGATTCTCTTACTGCTTGATGTTCTTTTTTTAAACCACTATATTGTAAAGGCATTTCCCACCCTGCAAAATCTGTAAATTTAGCCTTAGATTGGCAGGATAAAGAATAAAGAGGTGTGTGTAGTAAGTTTGATGATTCAGTCATGTTGATTGATGGGATAATGAAGTTAATCATTGACCATTATCCCATGAAGTCACTATTCCTCCAGTAAAATTTCCCCTTCTGTTACCAGTTGTTGTAATTCTCGCCAAAGTTGTGCTTCTTCAGGGGTAACGATTTTATCTTCATAAATAGCTTGTTTAATCATTTTACTTTCCGCACGAGATAATCTGCCATCAGCTAAGGCATTTTCAATCATTTTTTTGATTTTATTAATATCTTCAGACATAATTGATTAATTTTATTGCATAGTTTTATTGCATCAACATTCTATCTAAATTAATCAAAAATTTACATTAATTTTTATTCTTCATTGAGAGGTTTACGACGACGAAAAATTCCTGACATAACAATACCACTGATAACCATAGCAATTAATCCCAAACCATTGAGAAGTACATAAAAAACTCGTAAATCTTTCCCTAAAAATTCTCCTTGATGAATAAACAAAATCATTTCTCCAAATTCATCAGAAGCACCAAACCAACTTCTAGCCACTCGATAAAAAACTCCTGTAAATGCCGTTAGAAATATTGGTAAAAACACTATCGGTGCAAATTTACGGTGTAATTTTCTTAAAGCTTTAATATCCATAATCAACTTAAAATTAGTTTTATTTTACTTAATAGTTTTGAGTATAAAGAACAAAAGTAAAGATTCAGGGAAGATGAAAATAAGTAAAAATATATCTAAATTTTTAAATACACGAAAGAGGGAAGACTCAGAAGAAAAATAGAGAAAAAAAACTAGGAAAGAGGTAAATAAATGCAAAAAAGACTTCCTTTTCCTAATTCACTATCAACAGTTATTTTGCCACCATAATTAGTGACAATTTTTTCGGCAATAGCTAATCCTAATCCTGTGCCTTCTCGGCGATGATTTCTACCTTCTTCCCCTCGCCAAAAACGTTGAAAAATATATTTTAATTCTGTTTCTTTAATACCAATACCTGTATCTTTTACTTTAATTACAGCATAGGGATAATTTTTTTCTAGGATGACGATGATTTTTCCTCCTTCAGGAGTATATTGCAAAGCATTATTAAGAATATTACTGAATAATTGTTGTAAATGATTGATATTTCCTTTCACTAAAATATTATTGACTAAATGAGATTCTATAGTAATTTTTTTTGATTCAGCTTTTATTTGAACAAAATCGAGTAAATCTTCCCACATTTCTTCAATAGGAATATTTAATAAGTTTTTTTCTTTTTCTAGCTTTTCATTATCCATTCTTGCTAATAAAAGTAAATCATTAATCAAAATTTTCATTTGATGAGTTGCCGTAGTAATAGCTTGAATTTTAGTTAAATCTGACGGCTCAATTTTTTCAGGATGAGATAAAATAACTTCCGTAGATGTAGAAATTACGGTAAGAGGAGTTCGTAATTCATGGGATGCGTCGGCAGTAAATTGTTTTAATTCTTGAAAACTAGCTTTTATGGGCTTTAAAGATTCTTGAGTTAGAAAAATTGCTCCTCCTGTGCTTAATATCAAGATAAAAAAACCTGTTAAGGTTAAACTCCATTGCAATAACTTTAAATTTTTTTCTAAAGTTAGTGTTGATTCTGTTACTTTTATATAACCGATTAATTCTCCAGATTCATTATTACTATAAACTGGTAAAATTAAAGAAAAAAGATGTTTTTGTTGATCATAATCATGAGTAGTTTTATTTTGTACAAAACTATTCCACTTATTTAGTAAATTACCTTCTTGAATTAATAGCTGATGTTTTTCATTAAACCACTGTATTGATTGATTTTTCTCAGCAAATAAATTTTTAGAAGTAACTTGATTATTGTTTTCTGATTTATTAATTAAATCAGCTAAAGTTAACCTTGAAAAAGGCTCATGATAATATTCTTCATGTTCATGTTTAACTAACTCCAATATTTTACTAGCATTTTCTGCTAGTCTTAACATATGTTCTTCAAATTGTTTATATAAATGATGAGCAATAATATGATAAATCAATAATCCTGAAGCCGAAAAAATTGCTATCATTACGGATAAATAATAAAGAATTAATTTAATTTTTAAGTCTTTAAATTTATCTTTAGAAATTGGGATTAAGTCTGTAGCCCAAGCCATATATATTTTCAATTAAATTAGGATTTCCTCCAGCTAATTTTAATTTATTTCTTAAGCCTTTGATATGAACTTTTACTGTTTCTTCTAAGGGTATATCTTCCAATAACCATAATCTTTCCATAATCATTCCTTTGGTTAAAATACGATCACCACTACGTAAAAATAATTCTAATAAATGATATTCTTTAGGAGTTAAATCTACCAGCTTATTATTATATTTTACTTCGCATTTACTAGGATCAAAACTAATATTTTCCCATGTTAAAATTGGCGGGAAATTGGATTGATTTCTTCTTAATAATGCTCTAATTCTCGCTAATAATAATTTTAAATCAAAAGGTTTCACTACATAATCATCTGCTCCAGCATCTAAACCTGTTACTTGATCTAAATTTGTATCTTTAGCAGTTAACATTAAAATTAAAGATTGACAATGAATTTTTCTAAGTTTTTGACATAAAGTAATACCATCTATTTTTGGTAACATTAAATCTAAAATAATTAAGTCATAATTCATGGTTTGAGCTAATTCCCAACCTATCTGCCCATCAAAAGCTGTTTCGACTAAATAATGATTATCTTTTAATATTTCAGCAGTCGCAGAGGAAATTCTTTCATCATCTTCTATTATTAAAATTTTCATAAAGCAACCTCTAGGGATACTTAAATTATTTTTGCTGATTTTATCATAAAATATTTCAACTCATAGATAATCATTAATTAAAAGAAATTATTGAGTATCTTAAAAAAGAAAAAATAGTTGAAAATAATTAAGATAAATAAAGCAAAGATATTTTTTCTATTTCCATCATAAATTGTTGCTTAATTGATTCAGGAGAAATAATTTGACAATTTTCGCCATAGGGTAATACTTCTCTAATTAACCAAAAAGGATTACTAACTTTTCTGACTATTACTAATTTATCCCCTTTTCGATCTTCTTCTGTGATGAATGTTATATCTTCTAATTTTGACTCATAAGCCTTAATCATATTACCATAAAAGTTTAATATAACTTCAATATAATCTAATCCCTCTTTTCGCCAACGATTATTAGATTTAAGGATATTTTTAATTCTATCAAATCGAAAACACCAATTATGAGTTAATTCGGGAATCTTAGGGGGTAGATTAACTTCTTCACACCATGCTTCTAAATAAAATCTTTTTTCGTGGAATCGGATTTCACCATAGCAAACATTAAAAATTTCTTGCTCTTTTTGGCTATTTTCATAAACTAATAAAAAGGGTTTTTGTTCGCTTAAATGGAAATCGATGGCTTTTCGCCACCCTTCAAACTCATGACTAATCTGATTAATTAATTGTTGTTGCATTGGGGTTTCTAGTTTCCCTTTTTCTAGTAAAAGTTCAACAATTATATTTGCAAATTGCATTTTTCCAGAATCTGTAAGTAATTTTACTACCGTTTCTAAAGCTCTTATTTGATTATTGTTTAACTCAAAAGGTTTTCCTACATATACTTCCTCAGATGCGATTGCATTCATTAAAGCCGAGATAGAAGGGCGATCACCCCAAGTAAGATTAAGCTTTTGGGCGACATTTTCTAGCTTTTCTTTTGTTCCTTTTTGGATTGATAAGGTAATTGTTTCTGTTTTTCTCACCATTTATAAATAAATTTTGATTTTTAATCAATTAAATACTTGTACTTTTTAAAAAAGATGTTATATTAGATTTATGTTAATTAAATTATAGCATAATAGTTAAAGTACAATAAAATAAATAGAGAAAATTATGAATATCAATATAAAGTCACTTCGAGAAAAACGAGAGGAAATAATTGCGATCACACTAAAACATGGAGCGTATAACGTGCGTGTATTTGGTTCAGTTGCAAGGGGAGAAGCAGACGAAAAAAGCGATATTGACTTCTTGATTGATTATGACATTAATAAAATTATCCCTTGGTTTCCTGTGGGGTTAATTCACGATTTGCAGGATTTTTTGGGCAAAAAAGTGGATGTTGTCACCGCCAACGGATTAAAAGTCTGTAAATAAAGAATTAAAGACAGAGTATTTCAGGAGGCAATTAATTTATGAGAGATGACAGCGAAAGAATCAGGGATATTCAGGAATGCCTTGAAAAAATAGAAAAATATGCAGTAAAAGGTAAAAGAGTTTTTTATGAAGATGAGTTAATTCAGACGTGGGTTATTCATCATTTACAGATTATTGGTGAAGCTAATAGAGCAATTTCTGAACAATTTAAAGGTAAATATCCTCAAGTTTTATGGTTAAAAATAACCGATTTTATGAATTTAATTGTCCATGAATATTTTAGGGTTGATTTAAACATTGTTTGGGAAATTGTCGAAAATGAATTACCAAAATTAAAGCAACAAATTAACGATATTTTAAGGGATATACAATCTAATGAATAATCAAAATACTGACATTAAGACATTACAAAAATTAGCTCTAAAAATACCCGAAAAAATGCCTTATATAAAAATGATAATTCTCTTTGGTTCAAGGGTAAGGGGTGATATTCACGATCGAAGTGATTGGGATTTTGCTATTTCTTATGATAAAGAAATCGTTGCAAAAACTATGAAAAATAAAGCATCTGGTTGGTTTGCTTACTCCATTGATTTGAATGATATTTTTGAGCTTAAAACAGATCATATTGACATTGTGGACTTGAATAATTGTTCAGATTTTATCACCCATTATATTGCTCGTGATGGCGTTTTAATATATGAAAAAGATCAAGGAGAATTTGAGCAGTTTAAACGACAGAAATTAAAAACAGAAAGAGAAATGACAATCATAACTAAAAACATGAGGGCAGAAATAGAAGAATTTTTAACAAAGTGTGGAGTTTAAGCAATGTTAGATGAAAGAATTATTCTCAGAAAATTTCAAAAACAAAAAGAATATTTGGTTAAATTAAAAGTTTATGAAAATATTGATTATGACACTTTCCTAAATGATCAGATGATTCAATTTGCCATCGAACGTTTACTACAATTAACAATACAAGTTGCCTTAGATGTAAACCGTTATTTATTCAAATCATTATTAATTAAACAACCAGAAGAAAATGCGGAAAGTTTTATCAAATTAGCCCAATTAAAAATCCTTGATGAAGACTTGGCATTGAGATTAAAAGAGTCAGGGAAAATGCGTAATTTATTAGTGCATCTTTACGAAATAATTGAACCTCCCTTTGTCCATTTGGCTATTAAAGTAAAGAAACTCTGAGAGATTATCCTTTATATCAAAGACAAATTTTAAACTATTTAGACAACTTAGAAAATAATGTATAGCATAAAATTAAAACCTGTTTATTCTTGCCCTGCGGATAAAATGCCTCAAGATATTAATTTACCTGAAAATTGGTCATTATCTTGGCATCAATTAGAAACGTTTAAAGCCATTAATGATCCAAATATTGATGTTATTTTTAATATAGCAATGACGGGAGATGGTAAAAGTTTAGGTGCTTATTTAGATACTTTACAAGGAGAAAAAAATGAGCAATTTCGTTATATTTTAGCTTTATATCCTACTAATGAATTAGCTAGAGATCAACAAGCACAAATTAATCATTATATTGATTTATTTAAACCTAATAACGAGCCTCGTATCAATCGTTTAAGTGGTGCAGATTTAGAAATTTATGCTGAAACCGAAGACATCAGAAAAGAAGAGGCGATCGCAACTAAAATTGAAAATTCAGAAATTATCCAAACTAATCCCGACATTCTACATTATCTCAGAAAAGGGGCTTATTTAATGCCCAAAGATCGTCCTGATAAATTATGGAGTCCTTTGGATAACAAATTCAAATTTTTTGTTTTTGATGAATTTCATATATTTAATGCACCTCAAATCACTAATATTATCAACACGATGTTATTAGTACGTCACACCAATCGAGATAAAAAATATCTTTTTCTATCAGCAACTCCAGAAACTCAAATAATTGAAAGATTGCAAAAAGTAGGGTTTAAATGTAAAGTAATTGATCCCTATCAAGAACAAAAATATCAATTTCCTGATACTTTGGAAGAATACCAAGAATTAGAAACAAAAAAATGGCGTAAAGTAGTAGGAGAAATATCCTTAACCTTTATCCCTTTAGAATCTGCTTATAATGCTTCTGAAAATTGGCTAAAAGAAAATAAAAATATTATCTTATCTCACTTTCAAAAATATCAAGGATGTAAAGGAGCAATTATTCTTAATTCTATTGCTTCAGTCAAGCGTTTAACACCTTTATTACAAGAATTTTTATCACCCTTAAAAGTTCAAGAAAATACCAGTTTAACGGGTAAAATAGACAAGGAAAAATCTTTAGATGCTGATTTAGTTATAGGTACTAGCACGATCGATGTTGGGGTAGATTTTAAAATTAATTTTCTAATTTTTGAATCGGCAGATGCAGGAAGTTTTATTCAAAGATTAGGCAGATTAGCACGACATGATAGCTATGAAAAGGAAGGGAAAAAAATTAATTTTGATAACTTCACAGCTTATGCTTTA encodes the following:
- a CDS encoding WYL domain-containing protein; amino-acid sequence: MVRKTETITLSIQKGTKEKLENVAQKLNLTWGDRPSISALMNAIASEEVYVGKPFELNNNQIRALETVVKLLTDSGKMQFANIIVELLLEKGKLETPMQQQLINQISHEFEGWRKAIDFHLSEQKPFLLVYENSQKEQEIFNVCYGEIRFHEKRFYLEAWCEEVNLPPKIPELTHNWCFRFDRIKNILKSNNRWRKEGLDYIEVILNFYGNMIKAYESKLEDITFITEEDRKGDKLVIVRKVSNPFWLIREVLPYGENCQIISPESIKQQFMMEIEKISLLYLS
- a CDS encoding cell wall metabolism sensor histidine kinase WalK, producing the protein MAWATDLIPISKDKFKDLKIKLILYYLSVMIAIFSASGLLIYHIIAHHLYKQFEEHMLRLAENASKILELVKHEHEEYYHEPFSRLTLADLINKSENNNQVTSKNLFAEKNQSIQWFNEKHQLLIQEGNLLNKWNSFVQNKTTHDYDQQKHLFSLILPVYSNNESGELIGYIKVTESTLTLEKNLKLLQWSLTLTGFFILILSTGGAIFLTQESLKPIKASFQELKQFTADASHELRTPLTVISTSTEVILSHPEKIEPSDLTKIQAITTATHQMKILINDLLLLARMDNEKLEKEKNLLNIPIEEMWEDLLDFVQIKAESKKITIESHLVNNILVKGNINHLQQLFSNILNNALQYTPEGGKIIVILEKNYPYAVIKVKDTGIGIKETELKYIFQRFWRGEEGRNHRREGTGLGLAIAEKIVTNYGGKITVDSELGKGSLFCIYLPLS
- a CDS encoding nucleotidyltransferase family protein, coding for MNINIKSLREKREEIIAITLKHGAYNVRVFGSVARGEADEKSDIDFLIDYDINKIIPWFPVGLIHDLQDFLGKKVDVVTANGLKVCK
- a CDS encoding type VII toxin-antitoxin system HepT family RNase toxin, with the protein product MLDERIILRKFQKQKEYLVKLKVYENIDYDTFLNDQMIQFAIERLLQLTIQVALDVNRYLFKSLLIKQPEENAESFIKLAQLKILDEDLALRLKESGKMRNLLVHLYEIIEPPFVHLAIKVKKL
- the cas3 gene encoding type I-D CRISPR-associated helicase Cas3', which produces MYSIKLKPVYSCPADKMPQDINLPENWSLSWHQLETFKAINDPNIDVIFNIAMTGDGKSLGAYLDTLQGEKNEQFRYILALYPTNELARDQQAQINHYIDLFKPNNEPRINRLSGADLEIYAETEDIRKEEAIATKIENSEIIQTNPDILHYLRKGAYLMPKDRPDKLWSPLDNKFKFFVFDEFHIFNAPQITNIINTMLLVRHTNRDKKYLFLSATPETQIIERLQKVGFKCKVIDPYQEQKYQFPDTLEEYQELETKKWRKVVGEISLTFIPLESAYNASENWLKENKNIILSHFQKYQGCKGAIILNSIASVKRLTPLLQEFLSPLKVQENTSLTGKIDKEKSLDADLVIGTSTIDVGVDFKINFLIFESADAGSFIQRLGRLARHDSYEKEGKKINFDNFTAYALTPNFLVERLFNEQDKNLEENAIYDRPFFHEQIRNNYRKINNFEGYYQRWGGVLSVLLSGKSGLGHKTIEQQFAGSKEAFKKDCETVFNLNLKKTAFCMKKWGEEWQQLSGKKGNPILESASSFRGSSALQCGLYDLTEVNECDRFKTYNLPSILSNLDIEPITEAEFKRILEKTKANTNIPIPKGRFRHCLGFMKLNGYREERLNWKFTHGGDLKAIADSWKVTVLSGIQVYQPDNRWINEINKRLKIQGLVSYVVPYPMSGVKRRLQLPMHFEIYPIDEVARDEKPPYSIAFGQSALLLDTLAYRLKSKGGESWIC
- the gcvT gene encoding glycine cleavage system aminomethyltransferase GcvT; translation: MTESSNLLHTPLYSLSCQSKAKFTDFAGWEMPLQYSGLKKEHQAVRESVGMFDISHMGKFSLQGKNLRSSLNYLVPSDLRILEKGKAQYSVLLNHKGGIIDDIIFYYQGQNEDKIESGILIVNASTTAKDWNWLTENLYNQDIELKDNSKDLALIALQGKKALEYLNPLLTEDLESIPSFGHLTTEIDQEKIFIARTGYTGEDGFEIMTSPSIAQRLWQYFLNNNVIPCGLGCRDTLRLEACMGLYGQEMNEEITPLEAGLGWIVNMNHEFIGKEILALQKQEKVKKRLVAIEMEGKYIARHDYPIIINNQMVGKITSGTLSPTLNKAIALGYVPYNYSKIGQKLTVEIRGNLYPATVVKKPFYSRF
- a CDS encoding type VII toxin-antitoxin system MntA family adenylyltransferase antitoxin, with protein sequence MNNQNTDIKTLQKLALKIPEKMPYIKMIILFGSRVRGDIHDRSDWDFAISYDKEIVAKTMKNKASGWFAYSIDLNDIFELKTDHIDIVDLNNCSDFITHYIARDGVLIYEKDQGEFEQFKRQKLKTEREMTIITKNMRAEIEEFLTKCGV
- a CDS encoding MEKHLA domain-containing protein, producing MKEIWENKEIINWTQIILNSYEKLLRKPLIERNNHEKLTEAKNLFYADFVVLSHNNNSDPIYNYGNQKALNLWEMSWEELIKTPSKNTTQPISREERDGLLKEANLKGYISNYGGVRISSTGKRYYIKDIILWNLTDNEGKFCGQAATFSQWEQLI
- a CDS encoding response regulator transcription factor — encoded protein: MKILIIEDDERISSATAEILKDNHYLVETAFDGQIGWELAQTMNYDLIILDLMLPKIDGITLCQKLRKIHCQSLILMLTAKDTNLDQVTGLDAGADDYVVKPFDLKLLLARIRALLRRNQSNFPPILTWENISFDPSKCEVKYNNKLVDLTPKEYHLLELFLRSGDRILTKGMIMERLWLLEDIPLEETVKVHIKGLRNKLKLAGGNPNLIENIYGLGYRLNPNF
- a CDS encoding DUF86 domain-containing protein yields the protein MRDDSERIRDIQECLEKIEKYAVKGKRVFYEDELIQTWVIHHLQIIGEANRAISEQFKGKYPQVLWLKITDFMNLIVHEYFRVDLNIVWEIVENELPKLKQQINDILRDIQSNE